A region from the Leptolyngbya iicbica LK genome encodes:
- a CDS encoding 5-(carboxyamino)imidazole ribonucleotide synthase: protein MAQTRIGVIGGGQLAWMMGLEAPKLGIEIVVQTPQTTDPAVPTAADYVLAPVADADGTKAMSDRSNVLTFENEFVDLAALAPLETSGVIFRPRLAALAPLLDKYTQRQFLASHGLPNPPFVTLDESMPDDTVTDIAAPIGFPLVMKTRRLGYDGQGTFMIASASELLETWHRIERQPVLLEAFIPFEKELAVMVARSTTGEIAVYPVVETQQVNQVCRRVIAPAEVAEAVQQQVTAIAHTLIAALDFVGVLGIELFLAPGDQVLVNEVAPRTHNSGHYTLDACRTSQFAQQLLAVTGQPLGRPEMTCDRALMINLLGFETSTSDYAEVRSQLAQIPQAQVYWYGKQGARPGRKLGHVTVCLQAKDDWQKIMHDIEAMWYPLVES, encoded by the coding sequence ATGGCACAGACAAGAATTGGGGTGATTGGCGGCGGTCAACTCGCCTGGATGATGGGGCTAGAAGCACCCAAATTAGGGATTGAAATTGTCGTTCAAACGCCCCAGACCACGGATCCGGCGGTGCCGACGGCGGCTGATTATGTGTTAGCTCCCGTTGCCGACGCCGATGGGACGAAAGCGATGAGCGATCGCAGCAATGTCCTCACCTTTGAAAATGAGTTTGTGGATCTGGCTGCTCTCGCGCCCCTTGAAACTAGCGGCGTGATTTTTCGGCCCCGCTTAGCCGCGCTGGCCCCGCTGTTGGATAAATACACCCAGCGTCAGTTTCTCGCTAGCCACGGCTTGCCCAATCCGCCCTTTGTCACGCTAGATGAGTCCATGCCGGATGACACCGTGACCGATATCGCGGCCCCCATCGGCTTTCCACTGGTGATGAAAACGCGCCGTCTGGGCTATGACGGTCAGGGCACGTTTATGATTGCCTCGGCGAGTGAATTGCTGGAGACTTGGCACCGCATCGAGCGCCAGCCCGTCCTGCTCGAAGCGTTCATTCCCTTTGAAAAAGAGCTAGCGGTGATGGTGGCGCGCTCCACAACTGGCGAAATCGCGGTGTATCCCGTAGTGGAAACCCAGCAGGTGAATCAGGTCTGTCGACGGGTAATTGCTCCGGCGGAGGTTGCCGAGGCTGTGCAGCAGCAGGTCACCGCGATCGCCCACACCCTGATCGCGGCCCTCGACTTCGTTGGTGTCCTCGGCATTGAACTATTTCTGGCTCCAGGCGACCAAGTCTTAGTGAACGAAGTCGCCCCCCGTACCCACAATTCCGGTCACTACACGTTAGATGCTTGCCGGACATCGCAATTTGCGCAGCAATTGTTAGCGGTGACGGGCCAACCCCTAGGCCGCCCTGAGATGACCTGCGATCGCGCCCTCATGATCAATCTGCTGGGCTTTGAGACCTCCACCAGTGACTATGCCGAGGTGCGATCGCAACTAGCGCAAATCCCTCAGGCTCAGGTGTATTGGTATGGCAAGCAGGGAGCGCGGCCCGGTCGCAAGCTCGGGCACGTGACCGTCTGTCTACAGGCCAAGGATGACTGGCAAAAAATCATGCATGACATTGAGGCAATGTGGTATCCCCTGGTCGAGTCGTAA
- a CDS encoding M16 family metallopeptidase, producing MTTTTLTFPGTVHQLENGLTVVHQHMPATPVVVADVWVDAGAAQEPLEWLGMAHFLEHMVFKGTERLLPGMFDHTIETQGGFSNAATSHDYAHFYMAVAADALPTTLPHLADLVLHAAIPADEFVRERQVVLEEIRQAHDDPDWVGFQALSEQVFPDHAYGRPVLGTAEILAQRSPEEMRSFHQRHYQPDNMTVVIAGGTPLEPTLDMVRHAFRAFPTPPTTTPAVVPGKVDSWWGVRRQVLRIPRLEHARLTMAWLGPGIDDLDAACGMDILSALLAEGRSARLVRELREERQWVLDISSSFSLQRDCSLFTLQAWLAPDAVDAVEALICERLSTLAVQTVPTAELERAKRLLTNDFAFSTETPGQLAGLYGYYSVVANAADSYSYPDRIRAHTPASITSLVQTYLSTNAYASTVLLPTT from the coding sequence TTGACTACTACAACCTTGACCTTTCCCGGCACTGTCCACCAACTCGAGAATGGGCTCACGGTGGTGCATCAGCACATGCCTGCTACCCCGGTGGTGGTAGCTGATGTCTGGGTCGATGCGGGGGCGGCCCAAGAACCGCTGGAATGGCTCGGGATGGCCCACTTTTTGGAACACATGGTGTTTAAGGGCACCGAGCGCCTGCTGCCAGGCATGTTTGACCACACCATCGAAACTCAGGGTGGGTTTAGCAACGCCGCGACCAGTCACGACTATGCCCACTTTTACATGGCGGTTGCCGCTGACGCCCTGCCCACGACGCTGCCCCATTTGGCGGATCTCGTGCTGCACGCAGCGATTCCCGCCGACGAGTTTGTGCGAGAGCGGCAAGTCGTTTTAGAAGAAATTCGCCAAGCCCATGATGACCCTGACTGGGTGGGCTTTCAAGCTTTATCGGAACAGGTATTTCCCGACCATGCCTATGGGCGTCCAGTATTGGGCACGGCGGAAATCCTGGCGCAGCGATCGCCCGAAGAGATGCGGAGCTTCCATCAACGGCATTACCAACCCGACAATATGACCGTGGTAATTGCTGGTGGCACCCCGTTGGAGCCGACCCTCGACATGGTGCGTCACGCCTTCCGGGCCTTCCCGACGCCCCCAACGACCACCCCAGCTGTAGTGCCTGGCAAAGTTGACTCCTGGTGGGGGGTGCGCCGTCAAGTCTTGCGCATTCCTCGGCTCGAACATGCCCGCTTAACCATGGCCTGGCTGGGGCCAGGCATCGACGATCTGGATGCGGCCTGCGGGATGGATATTTTATCAGCCTTACTAGCTGAGGGCCGCAGCGCGCGGCTAGTGCGGGAACTGCGGGAAGAGCGGCAGTGGGTGCTGGATATTAGCAGCAGCTTTTCACTCCAGCGTGATTGCAGCCTCTTTACCCTGCAAGCCTGGTTGGCCCCTGATGCCGTTGACGCGGTTGAGGCACTGATTTGCGAGCGGCTCTCGACACTCGCGGTGCAAACCGTGCCGACTGCTGAGTTGGAACGAGCCAAGCGGCTGCTCACCAACGATTTTGCCTTCTCGACAGAGACGCCGGGGCAACTGGCGGGCCTATATGGGTATTACAGCGTGGTTGCCAACGCTGCCGACAGTTACAGTTACCCCGATCGCATTCGCGCCCATACGCCCGCGTCGATCACCAGTTTGGTGCAAACCTATCTATCGACGAATGCCTACGCCTCGACCGTGTTACTGCCAACGACATAA
- a CDS encoding M16 family metallopeptidase, giving the protein MTLSSPTKRPALHRTVLGNGLTVLVIENAVADIVSARLLIKAGTGREARSQAGLFSLLASLLTKGTRHFSSMDIAEQVESVGASVGTDASVDYSLVSLKTVTADFEAILALVAEMVRYPSFPEAEFDLERHLTLQSLRSMKEQPFTLAFNALRAAMYGEHPYGLPGIGTEESVANLTRDDLEQAHQTFFRPDNCIMVVSGRIQPEPAIALTERYLGDWTAPDTAIPATRYPPVPTTATHVVIPQPTNQSILVLGYPTPAVHDPAYAVLKLLSTYLGNGLSSRLFVELREKRGLAYDVSAFYPTRLSHSQFVAHMGTAPENQAIALQGLRNEIERLGQEPLTKDELEATKNKLLGQYALGKQTNAQLGQLLGWYEVLGLGVEFDQVFQDTIRSITADQALAVGKRYFRDPFTVVLGPDLANG; this is encoded by the coding sequence ATGACCTTGTCTTCTCCAACCAAACGGCCAGCCCTGCACCGCACGGTTTTGGGCAACGGCCTTACCGTCCTCGTGATTGAAAATGCGGTGGCCGATATTGTGTCAGCACGGCTATTGATCAAAGCCGGAACGGGGCGAGAAGCGCGATCGCAAGCGGGCCTATTCAGCCTGTTAGCCTCACTGTTGACCAAAGGGACACGCCATTTCTCATCGATGGATATTGCCGAACAGGTGGAATCCGTTGGGGCCAGCGTGGGCACCGATGCCTCAGTGGACTACAGCCTGGTCAGCTTAAAGACCGTTACCGCCGATTTTGAAGCCATTCTGGCGCTGGTGGCGGAGATGGTTCGGTATCCCAGCTTTCCTGAAGCTGAGTTTGATCTGGAACGGCACCTGACCCTGCAAAGCCTCCGTTCCATGAAGGAGCAGCCCTTCACCCTGGCATTCAACGCTTTGCGGGCGGCCATGTATGGCGAGCATCCCTACGGTTTGCCAGGCATTGGCACCGAAGAGAGCGTCGCCAACTTGACCCGCGATGACCTGGAGCAAGCCCACCAAACCTTTTTCCGTCCTGATAACTGCATCATGGTGGTGTCTGGACGCATTCAGCCCGAGCCCGCGATTGCTCTGACCGAGCGCTATTTGGGCGATTGGACAGCACCCGACACGGCGATTCCGGCTACCCGCTATCCGCCGGTGCCGACGACCGCTACCCACGTCGTCATTCCGCAACCAACGAACCAATCCATCCTGGTGTTGGGCTACCCCACCCCCGCCGTTCACGACCCCGCCTACGCAGTGCTCAAACTGCTCAGCACTTATCTCGGCAATGGTCTCTCTAGCCGCCTGTTTGTAGAACTGCGGGAAAAGCGGGGGTTGGCTTACGATGTGTCGGCCTTTTACCCCACCCGCCTCAGCCATTCCCAATTCGTCGCTCACATGGGCACTGCGCCGGAAAATCAAGCGATCGCCCTGCAAGGACTGCGCAACGAAATTGAACGTCTGGGCCAGGAACCACTGACTAAGGACGAGTTAGAAGCCACTAAAAATAAGCTACTGGGCCAATATGCTCTGGGCAAACAAACCAACGCCCAGCTTGGTCAACTGCTGGGCTGGTATGAAGTGCTCGGCTTAGGCGTCGAATTTGACCAAGTCTTTCAAGACACCATTCGCAGCATCACCGCTGATCAAGCCCTGGCGGTGGGCAAGCGCTACTTCCGCGATCCGTTCACCGTCGTACTTGGCCCAGACCTCGCGAATGGCTAA
- the ald gene encoding alanine dehydrogenase, protein MKIGLPKEIKDQEFRVGLTPASVQALCRQGHEVFIETGAGEGAGFPDEEYQVVGGQIVADGATAWAQEMVVKVKEPQPSEYPYFRPDLLLFTYLHLAAERELTKALVESGISAIAYETVMTADGRLPLLTPMSIIAGRLSVQFGARYLEKQQGGRGVLLGGVPGVPAGRVTILGGGIVGTEAARIAIGMGAQVQILDISVDRLSYLETIFGSRVELLYSNAAHIETVVPQADLVIGAVLVPGRKAPTLVNKALVAQMKPGSVIIDVAVDQGGCIETLRPTSHSQPTYVESGVVHFGVPNMPGAAPWTATQALNNCTFPYVMKLANQGLAALEQDAALAQGLNVKAGKIVYPAVQETFPDLVAA, encoded by the coding sequence ATGAAAATTGGTTTGCCCAAGGAAATCAAAGATCAGGAATTTCGGGTGGGGCTGACTCCTGCAAGTGTGCAAGCCCTGTGTCGTCAGGGGCACGAAGTTTTTATTGAGACTGGGGCTGGAGAAGGGGCAGGCTTCCCCGATGAGGAGTACCAGGTCGTCGGGGGACAAATTGTGGCGGACGGAGCGACCGCTTGGGCGCAGGAAATGGTCGTCAAAGTGAAGGAGCCGCAACCGTCAGAATATCCATACTTTCGGCCCGACTTGCTGCTGTTTACCTATCTGCATCTGGCGGCGGAGCGCGAGTTAACGAAAGCTTTGGTGGAGAGTGGAATTAGCGCGATCGCTTACGAAACCGTGATGACCGCCGATGGTCGGCTGCCGCTGCTCACCCCCATGAGTATCATTGCCGGACGCCTCTCGGTGCAGTTTGGTGCTCGCTATTTAGAAAAGCAGCAGGGTGGACGCGGCGTGTTGCTGGGCGGCGTGCCGGGGGTGCCAGCCGGGCGCGTCACCATCCTCGGGGGAGGGATTGTCGGCACTGAGGCAGCCCGGATTGCTATCGGCATGGGCGCTCAAGTCCAGATTTTAGATATTAGCGTCGATCGCCTTTCCTATTTGGAAACGATTTTTGGCTCGCGGGTGGAGCTGCTGTATAGCAACGCCGCCCACATTGAAACGGTGGTACCGCAGGCCGACTTGGTGATTGGGGCGGTACTCGTGCCCGGACGCAAGGCTCCGACTTTGGTGAACAAAGCCCTCGTCGCCCAGATGAAACCCGGTTCCGTCATTATCGATGTGGCGGTGGATCAGGGCGGCTGTATCGAGACGTTGCGGCCCACCTCCCACAGTCAACCCACTTATGTGGAATCAGGGGTCGTGCATTTTGGCGTGCCCAATATGCCCGGAGCTGCTCCGTGGACGGCGACCCAAGCGTTGAATAACTGCACCTTCCCCTATGTGATGAAGCTGGCGAATCAGGGATTGGCCGCGCTAGAGCAGGATGCCGCTCTGGCTCAGGGACTTAATGTCAAAGCGGGCAAAATTGTCTATCCGGCAGTCCAGGAGACCTTCCCTGATTTGGTCGCTGCTTAA
- a CDS encoding glycosyltransferase family 4 protein codes for MLSVTFPYPPSRGGTEVRTYNLLKALQEQHQVTLMTLRHEQVNDEEVAELQNQVETLQVFPSPSENYSRSLVAKTFRFGRFLFDGRPPSTRFRQTDEIQHWVNEQACSGKFDAITCEHSTNEVFVNSVVQKHIPRRVVDIHSSVYGTVKQQLATGTAENPLREQLNLSLLKRYEQRYCQKFTDLVVTTPEDAVQIHELCPQRPVHTVTNGVDLDSFTYRTRDPGGHDLVFVGAMDTPPNIDAAIFFGREVLPHVRVQYPDARLYIVGTRPVESVKNLQALPGVVVTGKVASTTDYLHQSAACVVPLRSGYGIKNKTLEAMAAGVPVVASDRGLEGLTVDGDNVPLRALRANTVEEYVTAIQQLFEKPELRASLSANARTMIEADFTWQQAGRTYSQILAG; via the coding sequence ATGCTGTCTGTGACATTCCCTTACCCGCCTTCCAGAGGCGGTACAGAAGTGCGCACGTATAATTTGTTGAAGGCGTTGCAGGAGCAGCATCAGGTGACGTTGATGACGCTCAGACATGAGCAAGTTAACGACGAAGAGGTCGCTGAGCTGCAAAACCAGGTTGAAACTTTGCAGGTATTTCCCTCGCCATCAGAAAACTACAGCCGAAGTTTAGTCGCTAAAACCTTTCGGTTTGGCCGATTTTTATTTGATGGCAGGCCTCCGAGCACCCGCTTTCGACAAACTGATGAAATTCAGCATTGGGTGAATGAGCAGGCTTGCAGTGGTAAGTTCGATGCGATCACCTGTGAACATAGTACGAACGAAGTGTTTGTCAATTCAGTGGTCCAAAAACATATTCCCCGTCGGGTTGTCGATATTCACAGCTCCGTGTACGGAACAGTTAAACAGCAACTGGCAACGGGAACCGCAGAAAATCCTTTGCGCGAGCAGCTAAACCTTTCGCTGCTGAAGCGTTATGAGCAACGTTATTGTCAAAAATTCACCGATTTAGTGGTGACGACACCAGAAGATGCAGTTCAGATTCACGAACTTTGTCCCCAACGTCCGGTTCACACTGTTACGAATGGCGTCGATTTAGATAGTTTTACTTATCGGACTCGAGACCCAGGGGGGCACGATCTAGTGTTTGTTGGGGCGATGGATACGCCTCCGAATATTGATGCCGCCATCTTTTTTGGGCGAGAAGTGCTGCCGCATGTACGAGTGCAGTATCCTGACGCGCGGCTTTATATTGTGGGAACTCGCCCTGTAGAATCTGTCAAAAATTTACAGGCATTGCCAGGCGTGGTTGTCACGGGCAAAGTCGCCTCAACGACGGACTATCTGCATCAATCGGCAGCGTGTGTTGTACCGTTACGTTCGGGTTATGGCATCAAAAACAAGACGCTGGAGGCGATGGCGGCAGGCGTTCCTGTGGTGGCGAGCGATCGCGGGTTGGAAGGACTGACGGTGGATGGCGACAACGTGCCCCTACGAGCCCTCCGCGCCAACACTGTGGAAGAGTATGTGACGGCCATTCAACAACTTTTTGAAAAGCCTGAGCTCCGAGCGTCTCTCTCAGCGAATGCTCGCACTATGATTGAGGCGGACTTTACCTGGCAGCAAGCGGGCCGCACCTACAGCCAAATTTTGGCTGGGTAG
- the trmFO gene encoding FADH(2)-oxidizing methylenetetrahydrofolate--tRNA-(uracil(54)-C(5))-methyltransferase TrmFO, translated as MQPIHVIGGGLAGTEATWQIAQAGVPVILHEMRPHKQSPAHHSEHLAELVCSNSFGAQSSDRASGLLHEELRRLGSVVIGKADEHQVPAGGALAVDRGLFSRDLTDTLASHPLIELRRDEVHQIPDDGVVVLTTGPLTSEALSRDLQRFTGQAYMSFFDAASPIIVGESIDRDIAFMASRYDRGEAAYLNCPMNREQYLHFWQELCAAEQAELKEFERETAKFFEACLPIEEMARRGEDTMRYGPMKPVGLFDARLGHFKDPALKDKKPYAVVQLRQEDKQGNLWNMVGFQTNLRWGEQKRVFRLIPGLENAEFVRMGVMHRNTFINSPELLGATLQFHQRPTLLAAGQLVGTEGYTAATAGGWLAGTNAARVALGQAPLTLPVNTMMGALIDFISSAEPKHFQPMPPNFGIIPALPAKIRNKRERYGHYRDRSLDDLTTWANNHKLELRSPSLVATA; from the coding sequence ATGCAACCGATTCACGTTATTGGCGGCGGCCTCGCAGGCACCGAAGCGACCTGGCAAATTGCCCAGGCCGGAGTGCCCGTCATCCTCCACGAGATGCGGCCCCACAAGCAGTCTCCCGCTCACCATAGCGAGCACCTGGCAGAATTGGTGTGCAGCAATTCCTTTGGGGCGCAGTCCAGCGATCGCGCCTCGGGCCTCCTACACGAAGAGTTGCGTCGCCTCGGTTCCGTGGTGATTGGCAAAGCCGACGAGCACCAAGTCCCCGCTGGGGGCGCTTTGGCCGTCGATCGCGGTCTCTTTAGCCGTGACCTGACCGACACCCTCGCCAGCCATCCCCTGATCGAACTGCGGCGAGACGAAGTCCACCAAATTCCCGATGATGGGGTCGTCGTCCTCACCACGGGTCCTCTCACCAGCGAAGCCTTATCTCGCGACCTGCAACGCTTTACCGGGCAGGCGTATATGAGCTTTTTCGACGCGGCCAGCCCGATCATCGTGGGGGAAAGCATCGACCGCGACATTGCCTTCATGGCCTCCCGGTACGATCGCGGCGAAGCCGCCTACCTCAACTGCCCGATGAATCGCGAGCAGTATCTCCACTTTTGGCAGGAGTTGTGTGCGGCAGAGCAGGCGGAACTCAAAGAGTTCGAGCGGGAGACAGCGAAGTTTTTTGAAGCCTGCCTGCCCATCGAAGAAATGGCCCGCCGGGGCGAAGACACCATGCGCTACGGCCCCATGAAACCCGTGGGCCTATTTGACGCGCGGCTGGGTCACTTCAAAGATCCTGCCCTGAAAGACAAGAAACCCTACGCCGTGGTGCAACTGCGACAAGAAGACAAGCAGGGCAACCTGTGGAACATGGTCGGCTTTCAGACCAATCTGCGCTGGGGTGAACAAAAGCGCGTTTTCCGCCTCATCCCCGGTTTAGAAAATGCTGAGTTCGTCCGCATGGGGGTGATGCACCGCAACACCTTCATCAACTCACCGGAACTGCTCGGGGCCACTCTGCAATTCCATCAGCGTCCGACCCTGCTCGCGGCGGGACAACTCGTGGGCACCGAAGGCTACACGGCAGCCACGGCAGGCGGCTGGCTCGCGGGCACCAACGCGGCGCGGGTGGCGTTGGGGCAAGCCCCGCTTACCCTCCCGGTTAACACTATGATGGGCGCACTCATCGATTTCATCAGCTCGGCGGAACCCAAGCATTTTCAGCCCATGCCGCCCAACTTTGGCATTATTCCCGCCCTGCCCGCCAAGATTCGCAACAAGCGCGAACGCTACGGCCACTACCGCGATCGCTCCCTTGACGACCTGACCACCTGGGCCAACAACCACAAGTTGGAATTGCGATCGCCCAGCTTGGTCGCTACTGCTTAG
- a CDS encoding THUMP domain-containing class I SAM-dependent RNA methyltransferase, translating to MERYFATVARGLEEIATQELQSLGAIAPEPGFCGVAFRGDRELLYRVNLWARLPFRILVQLAEFPCRDADDLYAGVQRIDWEQYLHPELTLAVAATGKTRQLNHTHFTALQVKNAIVDQQRDRSHRRSSVDTQQPDVQINVHLHRDRATVSLDSSGESLHRRGYRPAVGQAPLKESLAAALIYLSGWQPDQAFCDPLCGSGTLPLEAALIALNRAPGLFRDRFGFETWPDFDDALLQRLRQEAEAGQKETLTVPILGCDRDSRVIIQARSNAKNCQLSGPIAFRERELAEVEAPADSGILICNPPYGERLGKDDDLGAFYKLLGDVLKQRFKGWTAFVLSGNKALAQSIGLKSSQRVPVLNGNLPCQLLKYELY from the coding sequence ATGGAGCGATATTTTGCCACGGTGGCGAGAGGGCTGGAAGAAATTGCTACACAAGAATTGCAGTCTTTGGGCGCGATCGCCCCTGAGCCAGGATTTTGTGGGGTAGCCTTTCGGGGCGATCGCGAACTGCTGTATCGGGTCAACTTGTGGGCGCGGCTGCCGTTTCGTATTTTGGTGCAGCTAGCGGAATTTCCCTGCCGCGATGCCGACGACCTGTATGCGGGGGTGCAGCGCATTGACTGGGAGCAATACCTGCATCCGGAGTTGACGCTAGCGGTGGCCGCCACGGGCAAAACCCGCCAACTCAACCACACCCACTTCACCGCGCTCCAGGTCAAGAATGCCATTGTCGATCAGCAGCGCGATCGCAGCCATCGCCGCTCCAGCGTGGATACCCAGCAGCCTGACGTGCAGATTAACGTGCATCTGCACCGCGATCGCGCCACCGTCAGTCTTGATAGTTCGGGTGAAAGCTTGCACCGCCGGGGTTATCGGCCCGCTGTGGGCCAAGCGCCGCTCAAGGAATCCCTTGCCGCCGCCCTGATTTATCTGTCGGGGTGGCAGCCGGATCAAGCTTTTTGTGACCCCCTCTGCGGATCGGGCACGTTACCATTGGAGGCCGCCCTGATCGCTCTCAACCGGGCACCGGGATTATTTCGCGATCGCTTTGGCTTCGAAACTTGGCCTGACTTTGATGATGCGCTCTTGCAGCGATTGCGCCAGGAAGCGGAAGCAGGGCAAAAAGAAACGCTGACGGTGCCGATTTTGGGGTGCGATCGCGACTCTCGGGTCATTATTCAAGCCCGCAGCAATGCCAAAAACTGTCAACTCTCGGGGCCGATCGCCTTTCGCGAGCGAGAGTTGGCCGAGGTTGAAGCCCCTGCCGATAGCGGCATCCTCATCTGCAATCCGCCCTATGGGGAGCGGTTAGGGAAAGACGACGATTTGGGCGCGTTTTATAAGCTGCTGGGAGATGTCCTCAAGCAACGCTTTAAGGGCTGGACGGCGTTTGTGCTGAGCGGCAACAAGGCGCTGGCGCAATCCATCGGGCTGAAATCATCCCAGCGCGTTCCAGTATTGAATGGCAATTTACCCTGCCAGTTGTTGAAATACGAGCTGTATTAG
- a CDS encoding primary-amine oxidase: MPTPRSTHPLEPLTPAEIETAVALARQEQQTQGLTPASRWRFPVVALKEPPKAVMQAYQPGDAVLREAFLVLLDNQTGQVYEATASLTAGKITSWQHIPDVQPNIMADELEECEAAVKAHPDFQAACQRRGLDLETVVVDPWAIGHFGFADEVGQRLSRCLCYVRSTPDSNFYSRPVDGLVPVVDLNTMAVVRIEDVGDVPVPPETGAYAREFYQTQFRQDLKPLSITQPEGPSFTVEGHLIRWQRWQIRIGFTPREGLVLHQVGYEDQGRLRPILYRASMAEMVVPYGDPRSQHFRKNAFDLGEHGVGMLANSLTNGCDCFGEIRYFDAVLTDSRGNVAITENAVCLHEEDFGILWKHTDWRREHVDVRRSRRLVLSFIATVDNYEYGFYWYFYQDGTIQYEIKLTGILLAAALADEPRYGTLVAPEVNALNHQHFFAMRLDFDVDGTDNSVYEVNSEAVPMGPENPYGNAWYGVSTLLKTEQAAQRLIDPLVGRYWKVVNPNIHNRLGQPVGFKLIPGENVLPFAHPDAPIVKRAGFITRHLWVTPYHPDENFPAGPYPNQHPGGEGLLKWTQRDRALDNTDVVVWYVFGHHHIPRPEDWPVMPVAYSGFTLKPLGFFDQNPALDVPPSPPKQACH, translated from the coding sequence ATGCCCACCCCCCGTTCGACACATCCCCTAGAACCCCTCACCCCCGCCGAAATTGAGACCGCCGTCGCCCTCGCCCGTCAGGAGCAGCAGACCCAAGGCTTAACCCCCGCCTCCCGCTGGCGATTTCCGGTAGTGGCGCTCAAAGAGCCGCCCAAAGCCGTGATGCAGGCTTATCAGCCGGGGGACGCTGTGCTCCGCGAAGCCTTTCTGGTGCTGCTCGATAACCAGACTGGCCAGGTGTACGAGGCCACGGCCTCCCTCACCGCAGGCAAAATCACAAGCTGGCAGCATATCCCCGACGTGCAGCCCAACATCATGGCCGATGAGCTGGAGGAATGCGAGGCCGCCGTCAAAGCCCATCCCGACTTTCAGGCCGCCTGCCAGCGGCGGGGGCTGGACCTGGAGACGGTGGTGGTAGACCCCTGGGCGATCGGCCATTTTGGCTTTGCGGATGAAGTGGGCCAGCGCCTCTCACGCTGTCTGTGCTACGTGCGCTCCACCCCCGACAGCAACTTCTACTCCCGCCCCGTTGATGGCCTGGTGCCCGTGGTGGATCTGAACACGATGGCAGTCGTCCGCATCGAAGACGTGGGCGACGTGCCCGTCCCGCCCGAAACCGGGGCATACGCGCGGGAATTCTACCAAACCCAGTTCCGCCAGGACCTGAAGCCCCTGAGCATTACCCAGCCCGAAGGCCCCAGCTTTACCGTAGAGGGACACCTGATTCGCTGGCAGCGGTGGCAGATCCGCATCGGTTTTACCCCCCGAGAAGGGCTGGTGCTGCACCAGGTCGGCTACGAAGACCAGGGTCGTTTGCGCCCCATCCTCTACCGCGCCTCCATGGCCGAAATGGTCGTGCCCTACGGCGATCCGCGATCGCAGCACTTCCGCAAAAACGCCTTTGACCTGGGGGAACACGGCGTCGGCATGCTCGCCAACTCCCTTACCAACGGCTGCGACTGCTTCGGGGAAATCCGCTACTTCGACGCCGTCCTCACCGACAGCCGGGGCAACGTCGCCATTACCGAAAACGCCGTCTGCCTCCACGAAGAAGACTTCGGCATCCTCTGGAAGCACACCGACTGGCGGCGGGAGCATGTGGATGTGCGGCGATCGCGCCGTCTGGTCCTCTCCTTTATCGCCACGGTGGACAACTACGAATACGGCTTCTACTGGTACTTCTACCAGGACGGCACCATTCAGTACGAGATCAAGCTGACGGGCATTTTGCTGGCAGCGGCCCTGGCCGACGAGCCCCGCTACGGCACCCTGGTCGCCCCCGAAGTGAACGCCCTCAACCACCAGCACTTCTTCGCCATGCGCCTCGACTTTGACGTGGACGGCACCGATAACAGCGTCTACGAAGTGAACAGCGAAGCCGTGCCCATGGGGCCGGAGAATCCTTACGGCAACGCCTGGTACGGCGTCTCCACCCTGCTCAAGACCGAGCAAGCAGCCCAGCGCCTGATCGATCCGCTGGTGGGCCGCTACTGGAAGGTGGTCAACCCCAACATCCACAACCGCCTGGGGCAACCCGTCGGGTTCAAGCTCATCCCCGGCGAAAATGTACTGCCCTTTGCCCATCCCGACGCGCCTATCGTCAAGCGGGCAGGCTTCATCACCCGCCATCTCTGGGTGACGCCCTACCATCCCGACGAAAACTTTCCCGCTGGCCCTTACCCCAACCAGCATCCCGGCGGTGAGGGATTGCTGAAATGGACCCAGCGCGATCGCGCCCTCGACAATACCGACGTCGTGGTGTGGTACGTATTCGGCCACCACCACATCCCCCGTCCCGAAGATTGGCCCGTCATGCCCGTCGCCTATAGCGGCTTTACCCTGAAGCCCCTCGGCTTTTTTGACCAGAATCCTGCCCTGGATGTGCCTCCCTCACCGCCCAAACAGGCGTGTCACTAG